A genomic region of Oncorhynchus mykiss isolate Arlee chromosome 2, USDA_OmykA_1.1, whole genome shotgun sequence contains the following coding sequences:
- the LOC110501429 gene encoding kunitz-type serine protease inhibitor bitisilin-3: MKQMVIFGVFAFATFYMVHTEVPEYCSLPQDEGTAPTSGADDFQILLYYDAAKDLCYPFKYLGEGGNANRFTLEKLCMRNCSAKAEEIYPVDESKACHFKKALGECFGTYLRYFYDPIHEKCKKFHWTGCVGNGNRFIDHQACNATCAGIHDEGTEEEEDEPDTPVALILGVVFGITGAILIIVIVVLAMQSKKNHKSDTKKVKDVKLETQLQEEPIEMA; this comes from the exons atGAAACAAATGGTCATATTTGGGGTTTTTGCTTTTGCTACATTCTACATGGTTCACACTGAAGTACCAG AGTACTGTTCCCTACCACAGGATGAGGGTACAGCTCCAACCTCAGGAGCAGATGACTTCCAGATCCTGCTGTATTATGACGCAGCAAAAGACCTGTGCTACCCCTTCAAGTACCTGGGGGAGGGCGGCAACGCTAACCGCTTCACCCTGGAGAAGCTCTGTATGAGGAACTGTTCTGCCAAGGCAGAGGAGATCTATCCCGTGGACG AGTCAAAAGCCTGCCACTTCAAGAAGGCTCTGGGTGAATGCTTTGGCACCTACCTGCGTTATTTCTACGACCCCATCCATGAGAAGTGTAAGAAGTTTCACTGGACTGGCTGTGTGGGGAACGGGAACAGGTTCATCGACCATCAGGCCTGTAATGCCACCTGTGCTGGGATTCATG ATGAGGgtactgaagaggaggaggatgagccCGATACTCCTGTTG CCCTGATTCTAGGAGTGGTGTTTGGGATCACTGGAGCAATACTCATCATAGTCATTGTTGTCCTGGCCATGCAGAGCAA GAAGAATCACAAAAGTGATACAAAGAAAGTGAAAGATGTCAAGCTGGAGACACAACTGCAAGAAGAACCAATTGAGATGGCgtag